GACCGCGCCCGCATCGAGGCCGAGGCGCTGCGCATCGAGGGCGAGCTGGCCCCGGGGCTGGTGCCGAAGGTGATCCATTATGACGCGGACCTGGCGCTGACGGTGATGGAGGACCTGTCCGACCACATCGTCATGCGCAAGGGGCTCATGGCCCGCACGGTCTACCCGCGCTTTGCCGAGCACATGGCCACCTTCCTTGCCCGCACGCTGTTTTTCACCTCCGACCTTTACCTGTCGCCGGAGGAGAAGAAGGCCAAGCAGCGCGCCTTCATCAATCCTGAAATGTGCAAGATCACCGAAGACCTGGTGTTTTCCCATCCCTATTACAATGCCGACACGAACCACTTTAACCCGCTCATTCGCGATGCGGTGGAGGCGCTGTGGCAAAACGGGGCCTTAAAGCGGGAAGTGGCCAGGCTGAAGGAGGCGTTCATGACCAAGGCCCAGGCGCTCATTCACGGCGATTTGCACACCGGCTCGATCATGGTCAAGGCCGACAGCACCAAGGTGATTGACCCCGAATTCGCCTTCTATGGGCCCATGGGCTTTGATCCCGGCGCGGTCTTCGCCAATTTGTTGCTGTCCTACGCCTCCCACGAGGGGCACACGCCGAACGAGGCCGAGCGCCGCGACTTTCAGGCGTGGCTCCTCGAGACGATCGAGGCGATCTGGCGCGGGTTTGCCGAGCAGTTTGCGGAACTCTGGGCGGAACACGTCAAAGACGAGATGTGGAACGCCCCGGGCTATCGCGAGGCCTACCTCCGCGCGGTGCTGCAGGATGCCGTCGGCTTTGCCGGTTGCAAG
This Calditerricola satsumensis DNA region includes the following protein-coding sequences:
- the mtnK gene encoding S-methyl-5-thioribose kinase; translated protein: MSTTYRPLTETDAVAYVKERGFFPRDAALTCREIGDGNLNLVFHLVDPKSGQSLILKQALPYARVVGESWPLTLDRARIEAEALRIEGELAPGLVPKVIHYDADLALTVMEDLSDHIVMRKGLMARTVYPRFAEHMATFLARTLFFTSDLYLSPEEKKAKQRAFINPEMCKITEDLVFSHPYYNADTNHFNPLIRDAVEALWQNGALKREVARLKEAFMTKAQALIHGDLHTGSIMVKADSTKVIDPEFAFYGPMGFDPGAVFANLLLSYASHEGHTPNEAERRDFQAWLLETIEAIWRGFAEQFAELWAEHVKDEMWNAPGYREAYLRAVLQDAVGFAGCKMMRRVIGLAHVADLETIPDPAVRATCEKLALAIGQALVLRRETVQRIEDLTALVRDVAAERVSR